Within the Planctomycetaceae bacterium genome, the region TCGCCGTTTTTAGCTTGCAAACGCAGTTACGCAGTTATGTTCAAAAGCGATTTCAAATCGATTCCATTAAATTGTCTTTATAACATACTTTATTAAAGACACTTATAACTTTTTTTATATCTGTCAATGGGACAGTAGTGATTTTAAATATTAAATTCTAAATCTTATAATGCGTCCGATAACTCTCTTGTTCATATAAAATCGATTATTTTTAAAAATTTTTAAGGATATTATTGGCTCGTCCGATAATTTTATTAAAGTACGAGCTAAGTGTTTACCGATTAATGACATATTATCATTTTGGTGAAATTTTTTTTGGTGGGATGTAAAATTAAAAAAAACTGGATATACATCAATGATGTTAAATAATGTCATCACAGTCGGCAAAGATTCACAACTACTGCAGTTGGCTGGTCAATTTGGCCGTGAGGTTTTTTCCGCAGAAGACATTAACGAAGCACTGGACATTGTAAAAAGGGCGAATCCTGAATTAATCATTTTTAGTAGCCAGTTTGACGTTGTCGATGTGAGAAAAATTATCGGCGTTCTGAATAAGAAATCGAATTCCTGTATTGTTTACGTTGGCAATGATGTGTCCGGCAATTCTTCGCAGGCGTTTCTTGACGCTGGCGCAAATTATTATTTGCAGGGCGAAAAGGAATATCACAAGCTCAACGAGATAGTGAACAAGATTAATGGCGCATCTGTCGGCGATGTGGATGTTTTTTTTGCTGATGAACTTGCCGCATCGGTTGCGATGGTCGGCAAAAGCAAAGCGGCGCTGCATTCGCTAAAGATGATTAAGCTTGTCGCCGCAAGTCAGTGCAATCCGGTTTTGATTATTGGTCAGACCGGCACAGGCAAAGAAGTTGCCGCTCGTGCAGTGCATAATCTTCGCTGTTCGGGTCAGCCGTTCGTCGCTGTTAACTGTGCCGCTATGACGGCCAATTTGCTCGAAAGCGAGCTGTTCGGCCACGTCAAAGGTTCGTTCACAAGTGCGGACCGTGAAAAGACAGGTCTGATTGAATTAGCTGCCGGCGGTTCGATATTTCTCGATGAAATCAGCGAAATGCCTCTCGATTTACAGGCTAAACTCCTGCGGGTTATTCAGGAGAAGACTTTCCGTAAAGTCGGCGGCACAGAAGAGATACAGTGCAAAGCCACGATAATGGCATCGAGCAATCGCAACCTTTCCCTTGAAGTGCAGGCCAAACGATTTAGGGCAGACCTTTACTATCGATTGGATGTTTGCCCCATTACCCT harbors:
- a CDS encoding sigma-54 dependent transcriptional regulator, translating into MMLNNVITVGKDSQLLQLAGQFGREVFSAEDINEALDIVKRANPELIIFSSQFDVVDVRKIIGVLNKKSNSCIVYVGNDVSGNSSQAFLDAGANYYLQGEKEYHKLNEIVNKINGASVGDVDVFFADELAASVAMVGKSKAALHSLKMIKLVAASQCNPVLIIGQTGTGKEVAARAVHNLRCSGQPFVAVNCAAMTANLLESELFGHVKGSFTSADREKTGLIELAAGGSIFLDEISEMPLDLQAKLLRVIQEKTFRKVGGTEEIQCKATIMASSNRNLSLEVQAKRFRADLYYRLDVCPITLAPLCSPSRREDIGLLAEYFLKTSQICLQKAGKIKSITKIAIESLQQHDWAGNIRQLKNVIERAILLENTDKIGLDSIVLDTSRFEECSDTLQAETIRDFSLDKAEKQLIARALQETRWQKTKAADLLGISRATLYAKVRQHSIEVVGDDNDNVSNQLPAECMKS